The DNA sequence TGACATGTCAACAAAGGTAAACAAACCTTTTATTAAACTGAGACCTGCTAAGTGTTAAAGACATTGTGGACTTTAGATTTAAAaccagtttttcttttgactgagatctctgacctttgacctgtccctctgcagaggaagagggaggCAACAGACAGCGAAGGTGAAGGCACAGTGACAAAGTCCACACCACTGCCAGAGGatgcaaagaaagagaaaaagaaaaagaaaaaagagaaaagagctaAACTGGATGAAGCAGAGGCAGGGACTGAGGAGGCAGAGTCTCAGACTGAGGTCAGTAAAAGGACTAAAAGGACTGGTAATATGTATTTTACAGGCTAATATAAAGTCTCTccataatataattaaaataattatagcttgttccattcaagttaaagggATGTGCTACATCTCCATGtcctcagtaaacagttcagtttagtTTCTATACTGTAACAAAATAGAAGAATCAACATGAAGTCACTGATCTCTGTCCTcgtctgtctgctgctgatggggactGTCTGCTCACTGCCACAGGGTCCTTCCTGGTTTGGGACTATTTCTGTGTCAaccagaacctgtggcacattaggttAAACAGTTAGTTCATTAAGTTCAGcacaaacagcttttttctAACTATCTGCTTTAGGTGGATGTGGACTAATTTGTCTGTAGCAGTAAGCAATTAACCATAAAGCTTCTTGTATATGAGAGCTGAAAGGTATCggttttctgcatgtttctgatTATTTAATGAGTATTGTTAATTAGCAGAGCTTTTTTAAACCTTTACCCAAAAAAGCACTAATGTTGTCCGGTTGAATTAAAAAGTAACTTggactttacctgagctgtctgctccctctgctgcagacagggacacttggctgagcttCATCTTTGCTTAGACTCataaagaagttttttttttttcttaagtgtcttaaatctggtgatttcagaacacaaatatttatatttgtatccTTTAGTTAACCTTTAACAATAAATCTGTGCAGTGAGGtaatttcttaattttctcAGATACCCAATCTTTGTGTACTGTTCATTTCTAGCCCAACTTACAAGTCAAGTAAATTGCCGTAATTGATTGCGGTAATGTGTCACCCCACCCCTAAAAAGGACCAAATCCAAAAATAGAATTTTGGATCCTTATGGTGCTTTTCCACTGCAGAGTACTGAGTACTCAGTACATTAGTTCagcttttttgcttttccatCTGGAAAGTTGTGGATAGGACCTGCTGTGTTTCACCTCTGTTGTGGTTTTAGTTAAACGTTCATTAGGAGATGATATATGATGATTATATTTTATCAGTTCACCTTTTTACACttgaatatttatgaaaaataagttAACCAATTTGCCTTACTCTTCACTTGTagagcacatttttatttaggtcGAAAGAATTTGTTACAGTAGATGACAAGTGGTTTCATGTGTTTCTGaagttaaactgaaaaaagtaaatttaattGCAGTAGTTTATGGAAGTTTATAGAATTAACATCTTGCTGATCATGTGTCACCTTCAGGTTGGGGAAAGtgccaagaagaagaaaaagaagaagaaacaaaaagagggtGATATGTCCGAGTGATATATCAATGAGTGAACAGGACAATGTTGGACTCCGCCCACTGTCACACCTTTCTGAAAACCTGGATGCAAAGCATTCTGAAAGTTTATATGGACTGCATGAATGCAGAAAGAggacgtttgttttttttatacaaaaacgTTTTGTGTATATAACTGAACAGGAAGCCGGtttgtaatttcaaaataaaattctgttttctgtatttttaatctttacaaacatttatttggtaAATGGCATGAGTTCATattcatttaatgaaaaatcaCAAACAAGACCTAGTGTAGCAGattaaatttagtttgttttaaactaaactgaaatttgtttccatttgtaCAGACAAGGTTTTAGGGTTTTTAAGAAGACTCGAGGACTAAATCCTATTTTCTGCACATGCTTGTTCGGAGACTGATGTGGACAAAGGATGCGCAGAGGGGGAGATGGACTTATTTCGCCTTGTGTGTGAAACAACTCTTTGGGCGCTTCACTTTATCACTGTCAAGGATgtagaaataaatgtgtaaatgttaaataccTTCATTATATAAAATTAGTGGATGGTTGACTGACAAATTTTTGGCCTGAGTGCAAACCTCTCTAGACTGGATCCTAGCaactgaaattacattttacatatagtCTTTAGGCATTGTGAGGTACCAAGTGAGCAAAGAGAAGTCACAGAAGAAATTTAAACAATGCCATGAGAATAAGTTTGATTTTCATGAGGTGTAAAATTGGAAAAGTTTAAATGGATATGAATTTGAAAGGATGCTTTTTGAATGAGGGAAGCGAGACTGCTGATTCTgcagtttggtagcttgttccactaTGTATAGACAGACACCCATCCCAGGACAGATGCATTAAGACACAGGTACACAACTCAACACTTATACAAATAAGTTACTATAATAGCCCCATATGGCACATTTAGTCAAATCACTTCAAAACAACGCAATTTTAAGTTCAGAGCAGGTGTACTCCCAGCCTCTCTGACTGGTCAGACACAGTGGCAGGTGAGCAGGTCTCTGTTTAAGCTGGTAATGACATGGATTCTGTGGTTGGTCAGTTTCTGCAGGTCTAAGATCAGCTGCAGCAGACGGGGACTTGGCTTATTGACGACCCAATTTGGGTCTGTTGGGTCGGGTCTGTGGAATGAGTCTAAAACCTCCAGTGtattcagctgctgcagctggtgcAGCTGGAGAAAGTCACCGTCTGAGACATGGTGATgcctgaaacaaaaacaagacgAGGTTATTAAAAACCTCAGGTTACCAAGGAACCCAACAAGTCAGTTCTCCTGAATAAAAGACACTAGGTGACCTAACCTGGTGTCAGTAAATAATGAGTAAAGCAACCTCAAGAATCTTAGCAGATTTCAGTGGAACCTGGACTCACCTAATCCGGAGCGACCTCAGGCAAGGGAACAGCTGTGGAAGAAGCCTCACTAGGTTGGAGGAGGAGCTCCAGGGCTCCAGGTGTAGGTGTTCCAGGTGAGGAGTTCTGACTGAGACTACCTGCAGATCTTCAGGTTCCAGGTCCACACACAGAGTCAAGCTGAGGAGGGAGGACGGCAGGAAGTCCGCATATGCTGCCAGAGGATGGCCTCCTGTTAGAGTGAGGTCATGACATCACTGTAAGTGACTCACAGGTAATAGGTTAAAGTGGaactatttaaagaaaaactgagaaaatgtgtttgtttttttgtctgacgATACAGTTTAAACAACATCAGAGAATAAAAAACTGCACTGTGCCTTTAAAATCATGACTTAGTTTCTACATTAGAGTTCTCATGGTAGAGTCACAGAGGAGGTGAAATAGCGTCAGTAGAATCTTGTTAAACATTTACACTGACCATAAacagtgaggctgctgagctgTGGCAGTGATGTCAGCCATGTTTGCATGTGACAGGTGGGCCCTGGTACAGAGTACAGGTGGTAGACTGACAAGCTGCGGAGGCAGGACAAAGGCTGAAGAACTTCCCGTGTTACCATGGCATCATAGTTTAACAACTGCAGGTCAGACAGGCACAGGGCCCCACCCTTTCCTGGATGAGAGACACAACACATATGTGTATACACCTGTGAATATACTTGTTAATACACTTGTAAATACACATAATTATACGTAATTATACCtgtaacacaaataaatacacctGTGATGCATGTTTGAAGATGCATATTaaatcatttgtaaaaaaaatgtaaatacatttaatacgTTTCACAACCAAGTTTCTGTCTTCTTACCTtcaatggaaaaaatgtttggaaacacACAAATCTGAGGCATTTTACTGATCAGTTTTGTAGATATTCAGGTATGATTTCCTCCCAGCGCTTCTGCAGAATTTACCAAAGCTCTGGGTTACTCGTTGGACAGTGTTCCCAAACTGTTTGGTCCTGCTTCTCCCAGACCAAGTTGATGGTGGTTCAGATTCAGCGAATGAGCTTACCAAACCATCACCAAGAGGATTCCAGCAGATACTTTCTTCTCTAGATAATTCTTACACAACCTGGAAGATTGCTATGGTCACTGTCTTACTGGATATAGAAATTATCTCCAATCAGTCACGGACTAGAGAGAATGACATGTGTCTTCAGTATGGAGTGGTATCCATGCTGATTCAGGAGACATTACACATGATGCAGAACACCCACTCTCCCATTGCCAAAACATCCCCAGATCATCAGGTTTCCACCTCAATGCTTTACTGATGGTGTTGTCTGAGACACATTATTCACTTGGATCCAAACACCTAAAACTTTGACTCACCAGTGCACAAGACTTTATTCCAACCATCTAAAGTCCACTGTTTGTGCATCTTGGCCCAAAGTAACCCTTTCTTCTGATTTACCAACCTTAGTAGGGGTTTTCTTCTTAATAAATCTGCCCGTAAGACCAACTGACCTGAGTCTTCTACTCGGTGTCTGTCCATtgtttctctcattttattCAAGTATGTAGCCAATGTAGGAGCAGTGCGGCATTTGTTTCTCAAGGAGGACGCTCTTAGGTACTTTTCTTCTTGGACAGATGTGTACTTGGGCCTTCAACTGTTTCTTCTGTCCTGACTGGATCAATTTCAGCATGTCTCTGCAGACTATAGTTTAGACCAGGGGTCacaaacctttttgaaactgagagctacttcttgggtaccgattaatgtgaaGTGCTACCAGTTCgatacacacttttgaaataacaaattagcataatttacctttaattatatgttattattaataatcaattacattaataatattcatctatgtgaaaacacggatcatgttaatgatttctcacaataactatcaaatatgatttaaaaaaaatagcaacaacaaaattagatgcagctctaGGTAAGTGGTTAGAATAGGCCCGTGGGCTACTCGTGTGGTCCTTGCAGGCTACCCGGTGCCCACAGGCACAATGTTGGTGACCCTTGGAATAGACTGATAACTTCCttgaaaaagttgtttttgttttgacatttttacttctAATATACACTAGACTATGTAGGAgaagccaaataaaaaaagccaaataaaaaatgagttGTTTTAACAGCTGGGAGGAAAATTCATGATCAAGATTCAGAGCAAATGTACTTGAATTTCTGGAAAAACTGATCAGTGGAGGCCACAGAATTGTCAGGCAGTTATTgctgaaagtaaagtttaacatgcaattTTGATCTGACCAACCTCTTGTGCTCAAAGAAGCTCAAAGTgaattgcttttcattttttttaatcctttcacaatattttgattaaataatCCAACAAAAGATCatgcaaatacaaatttgtgttgttttgttaaaactttttcttcttctttactttttcttaCCTGAGAGGTGGACTGGGCTAAAGAAGTCATGTGACAGTATCTTGTAGGTGATCATGGTCCAGGACAGGTGTTTGAGCTCAGTCAGATGAGTAAGGACACGGCTGAGCGTTGGGACTCTTAGGCTGCCATTGTGGTGCACTAGCAGGGATGTGAGATGAGTAAGCTGACTGATGGCGGCTAACAGGTGAGAGGCTGGACAGGTGAGCTGTACATTACAGAGACTGAGGTGCGTCAGATGATGTCTCAGAGGAAACAGGAAGTCCAGGTTCTTTAGTGGAGTGGAACTGGAAGTGAGGGAAAGGAACTGCAGCCGGTGAAAACGTTTCAGCTCGTTGACATCCCCTTCTCTCCAGTCGTCTAATCGCAGGGCATCAAGAGCAGGAAGCCATGAGGACAACTGTGTCAGGTACTTTCTCTTTCCTGAACGTATCAGCACTCTGCCCACGTGTCTTTGAGCCAGGCTGTTCCAGAATGGGCGGTTGTACCGAGAAAACTGTTGCAGGATAACACAGAAACCCTTCCATAGGGGGCGAGACTTATCGACTAGGTGCCTAAAGTGTAAACAGGTGCAGCGTACACTCAGTTTGTCTCTCCAGGACAGGAAACTGAACACCTGCAGCCACAGCTCGGCAGGAAGATGTGGTGCTGAAGTCATGATGGCCCCCGCTGCCGACAACAGGTTTACAACAGGCTTTCAAATGACTGTCTATAGGTATACAACAGGTCCACAACAGGCTATGAACAAGTCAACAACAGGTTGTCAACAGGTTTACAACAAGCTGTAGATAGGTATACAAAAGGTCCACAACAGGCTATGAACAAGTCAACAACAGATCCAAAAGTCAATAAGATGTTAAGAACAGGTTTACAGCAGACTTTCAAAAGGCTGACGATAGGTATATAACAGGTTCACAAGAGGCTATAAACAGGTTTGACAACAGGCCGACAATGCACCgtcaacactcacacactgagtGATTATTGTTTATTGCTGATATCTGATCACCTGTCTCTGTTGAACAGAAAGTTGCAGTTCGGACGTCCTTACACTCAATAGCTGATCGGTTGTTGGCATTGATCATTGAACTGCAATCTAATGATCAGAGTGACTGTTCTTCTACTTTTTTCCTTGCTGCGTCACTGAGCAGACTGAGCGTAAGCAGGAGGTCTCACTCTGATCTCAGTTTTTTCCCAGAACTTACTCTCGTCACTTGATCAAGATTTCAGTCGAGAAGTTTGCTTATCATCAGAGAGAAAACATGatgttaataaaaactgaactcAGAGAAAACTAGAACGAGAAAAAATTGTAGTTCCTGAATGTTTGTATCTCTTTAACTCCACAAAGATAGTACTCTTGATATTTGATACGAGGCATCACTCGTTTGATACGAGGCATCACTCGAGAAACTTGTTGattaaaaactggaaaactaACAAATacagaatttaatttttaattttaaataaactctatttttatgattaatttaataaacagaTGTAACTGCAGCACAGAAAGAGCACAGAAGTTtcactgtgatttgtttttgctctctTAACTGCAGACAGCGCGAGACATCTTCataataaaacatctttaagtTACTGTCAGTAAATGACGTCGGTCAAATAAGAACCGAAGAAGAAATCAGCTGCGGAAAAACACCACAGAAGGAAAGGACAATAAGGAAGCGTAATGTGGTCAACGTGATCTGCAGGAGTGACTTACTCAAGTACTGATCAGATGGAAGGTGAGTATATGTTCACTAATCGATAGTGTAATTATTGGTGAGACGTGCCCTCCATGTGATCGAcgaacaggaaacaaacagttATAAtctgggtttgtgtgtttgactttttaTCGAGCTAACTCAGTACTCAAATACAGGACGAGAGAGTTTGTCTCTATTTGAGGACACACATATGTTTTTTAGGTTTATATactctttttcatatttttatactgGACCATAGCAACGTTCTAGTGTCTTGCTCTTTGTAGTGGGACAAGACAGATATTGATAATAGCTCTTGAGTGCATTGTCTGAGGAGCAGTGGTTAAAGTCACCCAAAATAAAATTAGTAGCCTTAGGTCACAGCGACTGAAGTTTCAGTAGAATGAGCACAAAGtctgtgtttacattgtttACATCGTAGGGTGGacataaacaacacacaaatgtcTTCACTAGCCAGTCTTTGATGCACAAACGTTTATTACAACAGTTTTACACCATTTCCACATGACTTGCCAGTAATTGAATCGTCCCTGGCTGTGCGTAAATGTGCACAAAAGCCGCAGAGTGACATGAAAGA is a window from the Channa argus isolate prfri chromosome 16, Channa argus male v1.0, whole genome shotgun sequence genome containing:
- the im:7136021 gene encoding uncharacterized protein im:7136021; this translates as MTSAPHLPAELWLQVFSFLSWRDKLSVRCTCLHFRHLVDKSRPLWKGFCVILQQFSRYNRPFWNSLAQRHVGRVLIRSGKRKYLTQLSSWLPALDALRLDDWREGDVNELKRFHRLQFLSLTSSSTPLKNLDFLFPLRHHLTHLSLCNVQLTCPASHLLAAISQLTHLTSLLVHHNGSLRVPTLSRVLTHLTELKHLSWTMITYKILSHDFFSPVHLSGKGGALCLSDLQLLNYDAMVTREVLQPLSCLRSLSVYHLYSVPGPTCHMQTWLTSLPQLSSLTVYGGHPLAAYADFLPSSLLSLTLCVDLEPEDLQVVSVRTPHLEHLHLEPWSSSSNLVRLLPQLFPCLRSLRIRHHHVSDGDFLQLHQLQQLNTLEVLDSFHRPDPTDPNWVVNKPSPRLLQLILDLQKLTNHRIHVITSLNRDLLTCHCV